The Onychomys torridus chromosome 9, mOncTor1.1, whole genome shotgun sequence genomic sequence TGTATCAGCTTTCCTTTATGTGTTTCATTTTCCCCGATTTTTCTCTTGTAGGGAAGAATCATTCTGGATTGTTCTCATGAGTATTTCTGTTACTAAAACAAACTCCTCtggcaaatgaataaataaatggtatCTGGTTTACATACTAACCTTTTAATATAACTCACTCTTTGAGAACTGGACATTCTCTGAATAGCCTAGAAAAACAATTCCTGGTCTTTCTGTACTGAAGGCCAGCTGCCATCTGGGCTATGGTGATCCTGTGGTACACTGCCCCTGGGGAGCTAGTTTAGGAGTTGCAAATCAATGTCAATCAGTTTCCATGGTTTCATGGCATCTCTGGTATACATTCTCCAGACCACAGAGTGGTTGTATTCCTCCTGCCTACACAGGTGGCAGTCCCAAGTCACTTTTTCTCAGTTGCCTCTTcacattgcaggatacaaaaaGGCAGAACCAAACTATGTTCTGGAAAGAGGATGTAAGCTGTCAAGCTAGGCCGTTAATCAAGGGACCCAAAGAGCTTGTTTAGCTAGAGATGAATCTACTGAAGATAATCATCAATTCCCAGGCACTTGAGCATTTGTTGACTTGCAAGGGCATTGTAGGTAGGACACATCCAGTTTATGCTATGGCAGCAGCTTCCACACTTCAGCAGCTTAGCACATAATGAGTCATTCTTGCTCTAGCAGTCTGCTCACTGAGTGGGGAATGATGGAGGGAGGTGTCTGCTTCACTTACTCAAGGCTTAGGCTGATTGAAACCCCACCATCTGGAATAACAACAGTTACCTCAAcaaggagaaacaaaacaaaactagagaaTCACAGAGGGGCTCTTCAAACATCATTACTTCTAACATCTCAGTGGCCAAAATACGGGTCCTATGGCTTGACTATTTCAAGGGAGCTTTGAAATGTTGTCTTTTGCATTTCTCTTACTGCCATATATCACAGCATGAGTGGCCAAGGGACCATGTTAGACATTGTTGTCAAAGGATAGAAAgggaagccaggcaatggtggcacctgcctttaatcccaacacacagaggcagaggcaggcagatctatgagtttgaggccagcctgctctacagagcaagctctaggacaacaacaaaaaaaaaaaagatagaaagggaaaagattttATCTAGAGAAAATGGAGGAGTGTGTCTATCTGCTATCTGGTGGCTCACCCAGTTCTGACTACTCTAGGCTTTCTCAGAGTGGCTAATGTTGGGGAGCAGGGGCACTTTCCAGCTGAATAGGATATTCTTTTATTGGGAGTCTGTTCAAGTAAAAAGGAAGTACTTTATATCTATGCCGCAATCACACAGTAATTCTCCAAAAACAATCTCTCGAGAGAATTCTACAATCCAAGTTCTTAAAAGCCTCCTTTAGAGGGGAGATAAAGATGAAATACCCTCAGATCCTCTCTTCTTTGATATCAGGGTCTCATGACTACATTTGGCAGCATGTTAATTAAGCTAAACAACAACACTAACCAAGTAATTGTATTAATCATGGTTCTTCAGAGatacagaatttatagaatgagTCTGTATATCAACTATGtctctctatatgtatatatacttatagaatatatatatccTAATAAATGTATCTAGATAGATATAGAAAGggtatttattagaatggcttacagactgtggtccagtTATTCTAAAAATGGCTGCTTATCAATGAAAGATCCAAGAATCCaggagttgttcagtccacaaggctggatgtctgaGCTGGTCTTCAGCATATGctgaaatcctgaagaagtaggttccaaTGCcactgaaggaatggacttgccatgGAGTGTGAGAGCAAGCAGGCGAAGAGAGCCaagtttcttcttccatgtctgttATACACACTGccatcagaaggtgtggcccagattaaaggtggatcttcccaccttaaAAGAAAGTTCTAGGTTAAAACTGGGCTTCCTGCCACCAGGAGTGGTAcctcacacttttaattccagcattcagtaggcagaggcttgcagagctctgtgaggccagcctggtctacaaatcaagttccaggacagcccaggctgttacacaaagaaactcagtctcagaagaaaaaaattgagtcttcccacttctaattattttttttctttttgagacagggtttctttgtgtagtcctggttgtcctagaactcactctatagaccaggctgaccttaaactcacagaaatcctcctgcctctgccccctgaatgctgggattaaagtcatgtgccaccatcacccagccccaTTTGGGATGatttaatgaatgaaaaattcctcacaggtgtacccagctgcttgggttttagttaattccagattaatcaagttgacaactgagacTAGCCGTCACAGGTCCACCCTtagtcaatttgacacacaatcATACCTCCTTatgtcatgcttaatttccaaatgaaaacaataaccatggcataattatgcctaacatgaTATAATTATCTCTCATACAATTGCAAACACAGTATAAATTTTAGAATAGGTTGCAATGTCCCTTGAGGGACACTCTTTTggtatttcaaaaattaaatatgataagcactgatattctcttaattgataCTGCATTATAAAAGAAGtgggatttttgtgtgtgtctctcctgGCAGGAGCACTGGAACTCTTGGAACCAAAACCTCTAGGCCAGCAGAACTTAAGGTCACAGGAACAGGAAGGAAATTTTTCTCTAGTGAGTCACTAGAGGTGATAGCGAGTGAATAATGCCCTTTTCCACCCCATGATTCATCTTGGCTATGGAAGAAATCATACCACATGTTGAACACTGATTCAAAGCATATTCCAccttctggagaaccctgccgcagccctccaggctgctgccaTGTAATGGTGCCATACCTGTGTCTTCAGAAGGCCAGCTGCTTCAGGgtggtggggaacatggtaagACCAGTGGATTCCACAACCTTGAACCCATTGTCACTCATCTCTGCAGGTGAAGTGAGTTCTTTGCTCAGAGCAACACTGTGTGGACCACCATGGTGGTGGATAAGGCATTCAGTAAGTCAATGGATGgtggttttggcagaagcattatATACAAGAAAGGCAAACCTATAACCAGAATTATCTACTCTGCAAAGGACAAAGTCCTTTCCGTGGAAGAAGTGATCCAATGTATTTAACTTGTTATCAGATCACTGGCTGGTTGGACTAGCTGTACCACAGCCTGTACTATCCAGAAGTGGATAGCCACAGCATTACAATCCTTTTCTGGGACAACCCTAAAAGACATCAGTGAAGGGAAACCTTCACAGTGTGTAGAACTTCAAGCAGTACACATAGAGAAATGGCCAGATGTATGATTCCTCACTGACTCTTTGGAAATGGCCAGGTGTGTGAATGTTCACTGATCCATGGGCTGTAGCCAGTGGATTGGCTGGATGGTCAGGGACTTAGATTAGATGTGATTAGAAAATTGGTGAAAAAGACATCTGAGGATGAAGTATGTGGATAGATCTCTTCAAATGAGTAAAGAATGTGAAGATACTTGTGACCCATATAAATGCTCATCATAAAGTAACTTCAGCAGAGGAAGAGTTTAATAACTAAGTAAATAAGATGACCTGTTCTGTTAGTCTACAACCAAAGTAgccatggtggcagagatggagATTATGGCCATGGACTTGACAACATAGACTCCTACTTACCAAGGCTGACTTGGCTACAGTTACTGCTGAGTTCCAGAGCTGCCACCAAGCTAGCTTTAATTGTCCCCTCTCTACTCTCCCACAGCTACTTCCTATGCCCCTTTGCAAAATAAGGGGATGATGATCAGAAGAGAAATTGCAGAGCTGAATGACCCAGGCGATGCCTAAGATGACATGGCAGTTGATATTCCTTACAAGCTCTAAGACAACGTCTAGGAAAGTGAGTAGGTCTGAGTTTATGGTAAGTAGCACATGGAGTGGACAGAGAAGACATTGTAGGaaagggagggttttttttttttatttttggcttttataTTTGGGTATAAGGGGAAAGAGGAATTTGCTTGGGCTCTCAGATACCCATCCATTGAATTGCAGAGGCCCATGAAGTAAGCTTAAGTCTTAGGAAACTTGGAAGAGGGTTCTGGAGTAAAATTCAGTTCCTGTTAATTTTTTGAGGTCAAACTGGCCAGACACTGATATCCTCTCCAGCCTGCCACTGGATGTGTGCTGCTTTGGGAAGGACTTTGCTTTGTGAAATCACTCCTTGCAGCTGAGGATCATCTCCTCATCTTTTGAATATAATGACAGCAGCATATCTCACCTAGATTTTGTGTACACAGCACACTCCcactttggattttgttttacCTTGAAAGGAATTGCAAAGATGTATGAATTAGATTGCCTAGGAATGCCAGCAAATGCATCTGGCATGAGTGGGAGGCCTGGAATGTAAGCAGCTTAGCTGGTGACCCATTTCCCCTCACTGGTTAGCTTCTGAGCGGATTTGTTTTCACTGAAGCCTTTTATAGGGTATAATGTATATTATGAGTTTTAACAAGAACTCATGGAATTTTGGTATTTGGCCCCAGTTAATGAGAAAGTTGATCCTTCTGCTCATCTAAACTCTGTCATTATCAGGGGTAAATTATTGGGCAATGACTGTGTGCTTAGCATCTTAATTAATCTAAACATTTCCTGCACATATTTTAAGATGTTTGTTAATATTCTCATTCCATAGAGGAGAAACAGAGGCTCACAGGTTAAAAGGTATTTCCCAAACCTTCAGACTCAGAAGCATAAATGCAAAGAAGACTAAATGAGGAAATCTCTATAGCTGTTTTCTCaccaccatcatgcctggcaaaCATGGCTTACAGtgaataaacaataaatactGGATGAGTGAAGAGTGGTATAGTGATATGGATTACCACAGATAACATTTACAAGCTTGAAATTCGCTCTTTTTGGTGTGAGTCAGTGTTTGGGGAAAGTCAAGGAAAAGATATGCCATTAAGCTTCATGCCCCAGAGCCCAAAGCTTTGGCTTTATGTTTTTAAACTTCCATGGGAAAGGGCATCTTGGTGCATCTCTGATTCTAGTGAGATGAGTTGCAGAAGCAGCTGTCATAATGCAGGAGAGGTATGACTAAGCACATCACCCATGGTGCTGGCAGACACCAAGCAAGGGACAGAATCACAGGATTGCTTTGTTGCTCATCATCTGCTTTCACTTCAAGAAAATAGTTAGAATTTGGTGTTTGTGAATCAGGAAGTATGAGATGCATTCTGACCCAGTCCTGAGTGGTGGTGCTCAGGATTGCAACATGTGATCATTTCCCCTAGATTCTTTGTAAGAGGCTGAGAGAAGGTAGAAGCAAAATAGAACTTGATGTCTTATTATAGTTCTCTTTTCAAACTCAGGAACCAGAGCTTGGAGGACTTTCTCACTTTAATTAAGAGGCCCAACTCCTTCCACATGGGCTTAGCTGAGCCTGGGAGCTGGACTGTAAGAGACCTCAGAGCATTCAGGGCTTTAGTGCTGCTGTGCTGACCTACATCTTCATGGATTACCAATAATAGGATTTGCTACTCAGAAGCTGAGACCATACCTACTCAAAACACACAGGGTATTGCCTACAGATAAatatggcttttgttttttactgtttctTGCAAGTTCTGGTCTCTTGGGATACACATGCAGCTCAGTCTTTCTGTCTGCCAGGGTGTACCTGCTCAGAGGAGAGTTTTGGCAGGTGCGCTGTGCTGACAGGATTCCAGAGGGTGACAGAGGTGAGGGGGGAGTAGGCTGTCTTCTGTAGTGATATGGAGTGACACGGGCTTAGAGATTGTGGGAAATCAGTTAAATCTCCGTGGGATTCATTCTAGTAGTTCTGAAGTTTATTGAGCAGAATGTTTTTACCAATGTCAACCACTTTTAGTTcaagttcattattttttatttaatcccCATGTCTAATAATGATATCCACTCAATACCACTTCTAGGTCCCCTGATGCTTAtcaaagttttcttctttcttatacaGGAGTCTACAGTGCATGTCTATGTCTTTGGGAAAGATTCCAGGCAACTTTCCCAAAGAACTCAAGCAAGTGAGAATTGAAAACTCACCCTTATTTGAACTTCCCCAGGGGTTTTTTGCCAACATGAGTACCTTGGAATACCTTTGGCTCAACTTTAACAATGTCACTGTGATCCATCTAGGCGCCTTGGAGGATCTGCCAGAGCTGAGAGAGCTGAGACTGGAGGGGAACAACCTCCGTTCAGTACCATGGACAGCGTTCCATGCCACCCCTTTCCTACAGGTCTTGGATCTCAAACACAACAGGATTGATGCACTCCCTGAACTGGCTCTTCAGTTCCTAGCCAACCTGACATACCTTGACATATCCTCCAATAGGCTGACAGTTGTATCCAAGGGTGTCTTCTTGAACTGGCCAGTCTATCAGAAACGCCAGAAGCATGGTTGTGGAGCTGAAATTCTCTCCAGAATGGTGTTGGCACTGCACAATAATCCCTGGTTATGTGACTGTCGTTTAAGGGGGCTTGCTCAGTTTGTCAAGTCCATTGGTCTCCCATTCACCCTGGTGAATTCTTACCTGATATGCCAAGGCCCTGTCTCTAAGGCAGGACAGCTTTTATATGAGACTGAGCTTGGTGTTTGTATGAAGCCAAATATCTCAACCCCAACTGCCAACATCACTATCCAGGTAGGAAAGAATGGGACTCTGCAATGCTTGGCACAAGCCAGTCCCTCACCAAGCATAGCATGGAAGTATCCTCTGAGCACGTGGAGAGAATTTGATGGTAAGCCACATGTACTCTCTGGAAATATATGGGGGAGGCAGTGTAGAGGTGTGTCTGTGACACTGTCTCATTACAGAGGTTTAAACTGTGCCTGTCATAAAGGATGGGTGCAAGTAAGATAGGTATATATGTGCATTAACTATTCAGAACAAAAAAGAGTCCAAGATAGCATTCTACTATCAGCACTGTTTAAAGTGGGTATATGAGGATCTCATATGTAAACAGATATACTGGCCCTGATGATTTTATATAGCATGTAAATGTTAATAGTATTacatatgaacaaataaatttTGGGGGAACCTTCTAGACAAAGAGCATAATATTGACATTTTAGAATTCTAAAATTTCTAACTAGAACTTATTCTACCATATGACACAAGAATCATGTGGGGTGcttatttgaaataatatttatgagGTCCTGccctggagatttgaactcagtgaGTCCAGGGCCAATAATATGCATTGTTACATATGTACTCCTGTGGTGTTCCCCTTGAGTGGTCCCCATAAGATAAGGATAGCAAGTCCTACATACCAACTGAATATTTGCTTCAATATTAGCTCAAAATTATAAAAGGGCCTATGGGAAGGAAATGACTTCCAGGGGCCCAAAACTGGGACCTGATATTGCACCTCTTTTCTTGGAGCTGGTTTCAGCATTTCCCAAAGCCAGGCACGGGCTCCCCAGGAGCATGCTGGAGCTGGAAGGACATTCATAGCTTCTTAACTCTTCCTCTGTCTAGAACAGTTGAAATGGAGTAAAATTTGAGGGGTGCAACCAAGTCCATTACTATAAATGATGAATCCCCcaggtggttaaaaaaaatacacaattgACTGAATTTTTCACTTTTCTCTTGATTTTGATCTTACCCTGTGGACTTGGGGGTGAAATGCTAACAGCAGAGAAGGACATGATTCATCattgtagttttcttttaaaatcaagaaaTGTTTCCAGAGATGCTCTACCAttgcttgttttaaaaatgttctatttaattattttatgtgtatagtatcttagtcagggttacttttgctgtgataaacaccatgatgaaaacaactttgggaggaaagggtttatttggcttatgcttcctcatcactgttcatcaatgagggaagtcagggcaggaactcaaacagggtttgaaggaacctggaggcaggagctggtgcagatgCCATgaaggggtactgcttactggcctgctccacatggcttgctcagcctactttttaAATAGatcccaggaccactagcccggGAATGGTCCTACCCATATtgatcaccaattaagaaaatgctcttcaGGATTGCCTACAGtttgatcttatggagacattttctcaattgaagatccctcctctccaatgactctagcttgtgtcaagttgacataaaactaagcTGCCCAAGGAatgttttaccttcatgtatgtctgtgaaccacatacATGCCTAGTGCTGGCagtggccagaaaagggcattggatcccctgaaactggagttaaatttaactatgaaccaccatgtgagtgctagggatcGAATACTTAACTGCTAAGGTATGTTGCTGGCCCTATGATAATTATTCTTAATACTGTGCTATATCTAGCCTCCCAGAAATAGTAACAGGTAAGACTTACTGACGTTTTCTATAAAACTTGTGGAGTGCATGACATCTCATTTTTTTGACAAGGAGATTGAGACTAAGAGAACTTAAGCACTTTGCCCAGGACCATGTACTTGAAAGAGGCAGGAGGCCAGGTATTTGATTTCCAGGTTCTGAGGCACATCTGGGAAGTAAGAATTCATTTGGAGCTCACAATATCTCTTAATCACCCCATTTTGAAAAATCACCTTAAGCCATGGTATTAGGTTCAGCAAGGCCAAAGTGGGTACTACTAATGTTAAAAGAATATGACCTCCTTAGATAGAAGAATGGGCTCCATATAATTGTGGTCTGTGAACAACCATGGAAAAGTTAATCAGCTACTCCAACCCTCATTGTCTTTCTAGAAAAATAGCCCCTGACACAGGTACATGCTTAATAAATAGTAACCATCCTTTTAACACAAGACCTAACATTGCTAGAACTTCCCAGTTATCTGTCAAAGAAATGCACAGCCTGTTTGTTCTTCTTTTCACCTAGTGTTGACCTCATCAATTGCAGAAGATACCATTCTGTCCCAGCTTGTCATTCCAGCAGCTCATCTGATAGACAGTGGTAATTATACTTGTATGGCCTTCAACTCCATTGGCAGAAGCTCCCTTGTCATCTCACTCTACATCCAGCCTGCCCAAGCTATGCCTGGATTGCATTCTTTTTCCATCTCCTCAGAGGGCAGTGCCTATGTTGACCTACGGGTGGTCAAGCAGACAGTACATGGCATCATGCTGGAGTGGCTCACAGTGGCCAACATCCCAGAGGAGCAGTGGTTCACCCTCTACATCGAAACTGATGAAGCTTTCAGGAAGAAAGTGGTCCACATAGGCCCTGGAATCAACACATATGCTGTGGATGACCTCCTCCCTGCTACAAAATATAAAGCATGCCTCAGCCTAAGGAATCAGCCTCCAGGCCAGGGCCAGTGTGTGGTCTTCATGACAGGCAAAGATAGTGGTGGGCTGGAGGGTCGTGAGCGCCTCTTGCATGCTACTGTGGTCTTGTGTGCTGTGCTCCTGGCACTGCCTGTGGGTGCTTATGTGTGGGCTGCCCAGGGGCCATACAATTGTAGTGAGTGGTGTTTATGCTGTGACTCTTTTCACAGGAAAACCCTCAGGTGCCCCCAAGCCAGACCACAGTGCAAAGATAGCTCTTTCAAAGATCTTCCAGCAGTCTATGAGGATGGTGAGGGTCACAGGGTCATGGAGGGGactgaggagacagaaaaagagagtaACAGTTAACAACCCACCATGGAATGGAAATGGGTGGACCTCcatgtagcaagctttcttgttggactatctttggaccactaacccacaaataatgacccagagacttattaattatgaagggttggccttagcttaggcttgtttttaactagctcttataacttaaattaacccatttttatttaacTACATTCTGTCATGTACTACCCATcctgctctttctgtctcctctctgtgtctgCAGAACTggcgactctgcctttcttcttcccagagtcctatCTGTTTCTGGAAGTGCCACCTATACGTtgtgcctagctattggcaggTCAGCTTTTAATTACACaagtcacagcaatacaccttcacgtagtgtacaaatatcccacaacacatctAGTCCCTGAAACAAACCTTCCATGAGAGAACAACTTGGCTCCACCCATTTATTGAACAAGTATTTGTTGAGTATCCATTGTATTCTAAACAAGGAACTTGATGGAGGGAGTTCAGACATAAAAAAGGGAACACAGTATTTATCTTCACATACCTAAAGCCAATAGAGCTCTGTCTTATTAGACTGGTAATTTTATTATACCTGACAGTAGCTAGAAATTAATGAATGTTATTTTTGTATGTACTCAGTTCTACAGAACACAGGATATCTCATATGTATTATCCTTCAAAGAATGGcagaataatttttattgtatgtaaagAAACTTGATCTCAGAAAACTCAATGATTTGCCCATCACCTGTCTACCAGGTGTCAGGGCACTGGTCTACAGAGGATGAATCTTCTTGTTCTACAAATGAGTTGGAGCCTAACCTTACTACAACCACTGTGCTCATCAGGATGTACTGAGAACCAATGGCAGGtcaaataacattttaagaaTTAATGACAACACTGATATTGAAATTAAtcatcatttatttctttaggttctttcttttccttctgagaagaagaaataaagctttttaaatggaaattccCTATTTGTGCTGTATAGTTTTACACAGAATTggcacaagctgaagtcatctgagaagagggaaccttaatttaaaaaatgccttcatatgatgcaaacctgtagggcattttcttaattaatgattgatgggggaaggcccagcccattgtgagtgtgCCATTCCTGAACtagtggtcctaggttctataagaaagcagcctaaATGAGCcttgtgaagcaagccagtaagcagcacctctccatggcctctgcatcagctcctgactccaggttccttcctctttgagttcctgctctgccttcctttgatgatgaacagtgatatggaagtgtaagccaagtaaaccgtttcctccccaacttgctttttagtcatggtgtttcactgcagcaatgGAACCTCTATAAGGCACTATTGTACTAAAGGTAGAAAAAATTACGTTGTCATCTCATGCTAGAAACTGAGTCTTTTAGAGTAGCCACCCAGCCCCATCCCTCAGTTCTTCCTGATCCTCCTAAAGGGGCCTCTGTGTGTCCATATACCAGGTATAGCCTTAGTCCTCTTGTGGCATCCTCTCTCTTATCTCAGTCCATTTCCCAATGAAGAGTCTTGATAACCATCAGAGAAGTTGCTTGACAACTGATGTAACATCGATGGTAGGTTTTCAGAGTCTGGATTCTCGCAAAGCTCCCATTGTGACAATTGTGGAGTCTATAGTCTCaaacacttggaaagctgagacaagaggattattAGAGCCcatgggttcaagaccagcttgatcAGCACAGTAAGTTCCTATCTCAACAACgaaacatcaacaacaaagcaCCTTTGTTTAAGTAGACAAAATACTTGAAGGTCTTGAGAAATGAGGACAGTTTTCTCATCTCCACACTTTACCACATTTGCCAGCTTGGCTCTGAGGGAGAGCAGCTTCAGGACAAAGTCCCACATCCTCAGCTCTTGCTTGGAGCGAGGATGCCAAAAGGCTCCAAGTTTCAGATAGATTGTAGGGTGCCTACCTGCTTTCCTCCAGTTCTTTCCACCTGTCCCACTCCCTTCTCTTTGGACCATCCATGTGTAAGGCTGTGGACAAAGGTCCTTTTCTCCAGGACATGTGCTCTTGTATGTGGGCCACAGCAAGCCATCCTCAAATGCACCTTACACAACTCAGAATAGCAACTGAGCTTCTACCGGTAGCTACAAAGCAGATGCTAGGTGTTTGCATATATTAGCTCCTGCTGCCCTCACAGCAATAAGCCTTTGCACTCTGTGCTGATGAGAAAAGTGAGGCCCAGACAACCATGGTCTTTTGCACAAATTCACACATAAGTAGCAAAATCTGTATTCACACCTAAGACTGTCAAACTGCAAAGGCACcttattatttcataaaatggGAAAGTCTGAGCTtggagggctgaggagatggctctgtcagtaaggtgcttgctatgcaagcctgaagacctgagttcaatccccagaatcacattaaaaaaaaaaaaaaaaaaaaggtcaggcaGGCATTATGGAACATGCTTGTAGTCCCAAATAGGcacagatagataggcagattactagagcttgctggccagctagtctaggtAAAAGTGAGAGatccattttcaataaacaaggtggagagtaattgaaGGAGACATCTAAGAGAGACCTCTGATCTCCTCATATGCATGGGTATCCCCCACAgtgtacctgcatacacacatatacacctgaGTCCAAGTTCACAGGGACAGAAAAATGGCTTCAGATACCCCTACTGATTGCACATGAGGCTAATGCTCCATTAGTAGGCTTTGGAAAGAGGAtagttgtagtggatagccatcccagcactggcctggaagttccaacccccattgaggcttcaataatggtcacgcccacaaggcggggtagaggaggaagctgaagacccaggatggagaggaggtctctctcttggttctgggacactggatgcaggaggtagactgagcagagttctccagagaacaccaccggactgcgtgatacctttgccagaccctacaacctatctcttcatttgtaagttacctcacaaaataagcctcccttttaactatgtggagtggccttaataatttaaccaatagatAGTATTCTCAGTAGctgttcctgtctccctcccaccTACTGACTTGAAAACCTATCATCAAGGCAGACTAGATCTGGACCTATCTCAGTATGCTAGAGTAGGCTGCCCTTCAGCTTGCCATTTCCTCATGCTGTGGGTCTTGGAGGCCTCACCCCACTGACAGGGTCTTCTTCAGTGCTGACCACGTTTTCTGGTCTTGTTTGACTCTATCCTCCTCTCTTCCAGTGGCTGATGTTGGCTACTAGGCCCTTTCCCCTTCCATGATCATTTCCAAGACTGGCTCTCCTTGGGTCAAGATCCTGAGTTTGGCTACAAACCCATCTTCCTTCTAAGGACCACAGTGCTGAACAAAACTTCCAGTCCAAAGGTCTTTACTACCACATTGCCAGAAATAAACGGCTTTTCTGGCATCATGCCCACCTGAGACCTTACAAATCCTGCCCCTCCTGGACTGCTTTAGGGGTCATTAGCCCATGCTTCACACCTATTTCTTCCTACAAGCAATCCTGATTGGATccttctagattaaaaaaaaatagaatttaagtcCAGGACAAGACAAGGTCTGCAAAGGTATTGAAATTAAGATGTAGACAGACAATTTAGACAAAATGTTTCAGTCTCCCTCAGTGTCAGAATGGAGGTAATGAATAGCATCCCCCGCTGAATGAGCTATGGGGTCAGTGATATTGGTCTCCACAAGTCAgtaaacagaatacaagagaacCAGGAGGTCAGTTTATCCTTTGAACGATGGATTTTATTTACCACTTACAAAAGAGTTTGACTACATGCGTATTATAGGATGAACTCCCTGGAGTGGGAAACATGATCCAGCCCAGCACTTTCC encodes the following:
- the Lrit2 gene encoding leucine-rich repeat, immunoglobulin-like domain and transmembrane domain-containing protein 2; the encoded protein is MAFVFYCFLQVLVSWDTHAAQSFCLPGCTCSEESFGRSLQCMSMSLGKIPGNFPKELKQVRIENSPLFELPQGFFANMSTLEYLWLNFNNVTVIHLGALEDLPELRELRLEGNNLRSVPWTAFHATPFLQVLDLKHNRIDALPELALQFLANLTYLDISSNRLTVVSKGVFLNWPVYQKRQKHGCGAEILSRMVLALHNNPWLCDCRLRGLAQFVKSIGLPFTLVNSYLICQGPVSKAGQLLYETELGVCMKPNISTPTANITIQVGKNGTLQCLAQASPSPSIAWKYPLSTWREFDVLTSSIAEDTILSQLVIPAAHLIDSGNYTCMAFNSIGRSSLVISLYIQPAQAMPGLHSFSISSEGSAYVDLRVVKQTVHGIMLEWLTVANIPEEQWFTLYIETDEAFRKKVVHIGPGINTYAVDDLLPATKYKACLSLRNQPPGQGQCVVFMTGKDSGGLEGRERLLHATVVLCAVLLALPVGAYVWAAQGPYNCSEWCLCCDSFHRKTLRCPQARPQCKDSSFKDLPAVYEDGEGHRVMEGTEETEKESNS